In the Cydia fagiglandana chromosome 5, ilCydFagi1.1, whole genome shotgun sequence genome, one interval contains:
- the LOC134664522 gene encoding uncharacterized protein LOC134664522 isoform X4 codes for MARWLKALAAVFLLAAAATAARKSPPKAEPQIEEVTAKQLDRVLEDKDFVAVYWYARSCVTCDKVLEELEKIDDDTDTFGVDFVKINDKRLAKQYGITKFPALTYFREKEPIIYEGDLMDEESVLDFLTSLEAMDLPDRIEEVNQKILSKIIEDTDYVAVLFCPDHKSCGPSNNKPECKKCAKALQELENIDDEADQLGIGFVKIHDEELAEEYSLGELPRLVYYRHEIPIIYESELSKEEDVLEWLIANKSTGDEEDVIEDVTAKTLNTLIGNVDNLVVVFYDHGDEESMTVLAELENIDDDCDRHGIQFVKIDDAKAADSFGIDNIPSIVYFEKQIPNVYDGDLENEEEILEWLVGQLEKDEIEDVTDEMLDKLIKDGKTVAVLFYDNNDRKSQKVLAELENIDDECDTLGIAFVKIDNDEEAKEYGIEKIPTLLYFEKGIPTYYEGNLEEEEKVLAWLRYQAESDEIEDITDEMLDLIIDKMPYVAVLFYDKDQKKSQKILSELENIDDECDQNDIAFVKIDDDKEAKEYGIESIPTMVFFEKGIPHIYEGDLMKEDELLGWLLHQKRHSEIPEVTDEMMDKLIESTPYLAVIFYDKDDKQDIRILNELENIDDELEKEGIVIVRMDNENEAKEFGIDHLPTLVYFEENIPAIYEGDLMNEDEVLEWLIEQKNSATIEEVTDEILTDLIEEHEYVVVYFSGNCEEGDECDNILDELENIDDELDETGIIFVTTEDLPLAKKYGIKTFPTLVFFRNKDPLIYKGDLEDEDEVLSWLTDEDTLEIPGKIEEVNSRMLEKILAENDHIVVFFYKEGDKKSQKVLSELENIDDECEEKDIDFVKISDEGVEKEYDLSELPALAFYRHKFRTIYEGDLMHEEDILSWVLELVDSRPDVIESVDRKTLKDLIADVEHLAVFFYSDDCDTCDEVLEELETIDDDTDKYEIQFVKSKDSKLASDIGIFSFPALVYYETGVPIMYDGDLKNEKKVLQWLIDQKSDRCFYIGLGAKPAAPKMTYEPYQCCPTKVQSPTKVAKATPTKVPAKKLEKRSPKQPEKPAKASKALAKPEKGKGKKGNLLDESEVLEWMVKQKEDESIEHIEREKLFKYIDTKEFLAVVFYKEDDPDSPRILRYVELIDDEASEYGIKVVKCSDRLMAKKYGFRNPPGITYFRKGKYINYDGDMDDEEEILDWLTNPENMELTDHIEKVNRKMFQKIRQTSDYVAVFFYSNDCKQCPRVLLEIEHIDDDADGAGINFVKIDDKQMAKEFGVFALPAVLFFKMGSKDPVIYAGDLYDEHQLLNWLLTQKNPSGDVIEALEGKDLLKLIEEEGSLAVYFWNKTLCELCNSKAMRKALKKKDKEKDPEDEEAPEEDSLDCEQCAGILEELENIDDDCDRHKIKFVKTQDYAIAESYGVTDFPVLVYFENNVPNVYEGSLAEEEEVLQWLITQKTEDRIELITRVMLENMVEETQYLAVYFYKLNCHICDAILEGLEQIDDECDVYGIHMVKIQDPQLAKRYSIKTFPAMVYFRNGNPLLFEGDLQNEESILEWLIDDENRELADEIESVNERMLERLLVESHLLVVFFYDDEDCPECEDLLESLEQIDGEVDQFGIDFVKIASPEAAAKYNVINIPSLVYFRKQVPMLYDGDLHQVDKVLSWLTSQDVFEIKNEIEEVNRKMLDKLLEENEFLAVYFYEKSAESRAVLDKLENIDSETDNLDITFVKMEDPRYARKWGVTKLPAIVYFRKRFPSIYRGDTMNEEEVLDWLRKNRFRQPELNIFMYALIALSIAFVMYTAFLLQCFKPAPPAPAPHPKQA; via the exons ATGCGAGAAGCTGCGTGACATGTGACAAAGTGCTAGAAGAGCTAGAGAAGATAGACGACGACACAGACACGTTCGGGGTGGACTTCGTCAAGATCAACGACAAGAGGCTCGCCAAGCAGTATGGCATCACGAAATTCCCCGCCCTCACGTACTTCCGTGAGAAGGAACCGATCATTTACGAAG GAGATCTCATGGACGAAGAAAGCGTCCTGGATTTCCTGACGAGTTTAGAAGCCATGGACCTTCCGGACCGGATAGAGGAGGTAAACCAGAAGATTCTGTCCAAGATCATCGAGGACACGGACTACGTTGCTGTTCTCTTTT GTCCTGACCACAAAAGTTGCGGCCCATCGAACA ACAAGCCCGAATGCAAGAAGTGTGCGAAGGCGCTTCAAGAACTGGAGAACATTGATGATGAAGCTGACCAGTTGGGAATCGGATTCGTCAAGATCCACGATGAAGAACTGGCCGAGGAGTACAGTCTTGGAGAGCTGCCAAGACTGGTGTACTACAGGCATGAAATACCAATTATCTATGAAA GTGAGTTGAGCAAAGAAGAAGATGTCCTGGAGTGGTTGATCGCCAACAAGTCCACCGGTGACGAAGAAGATGTCATCGAGGACGTCACGGCCAAGACCCTCAACACCCTCATCGGCAATGTGGATAATCTTGTTGTTGTCTTCT ACGACCACGGTGACGAGGAATCAATGACTGTCCTTGCCGAGCTCGAAAACATCGATGACGACTGCGACCGCCACGGCATCCAGTTCGTCAAGATCGACGACGCCAAGGCCGCCGACTCCTTCGGCATCGACAACATCCCCTCCATCGTCTACTTCGAGAAGCAGATCCCCAACGTTTACGACG GTGATCTTGAAAACGAGGAAGAGATCCTGGAGTGGCTGGTCGGTCAGCTGGAGAAGGACGAGATCGAGGACGTCACCGACGAGATGCTGGACAAGTTGATCAAGGACGGGAAAACCGTTGCCGTGCTATTCT ATGACAATAACGATCGCAAATCTCAGAAAGTATTAGCAGAACTTGAGAACATTGATGACGAGTGCGATACCCTTGGCATTGCGTTTGTAAAGATCGACAATGATGAAGAAGCCAAAGAATACGGCATTGAAAAGATCCCAACTCTTCTGTATTTCGAAAAGGGTATCCCGACTTATTATGAAGGAAATCTGGAAGAGGAAGAGAAAGTATTAGCTTGGCTCAGGTATCAAGCGGAGAGCGACGAAATTGAGGACATCACTGATGAAATGCTCGACCTCATCATCGACAAAATGCCATACGTCGCTGTGCTGTTCT ACGACAAGGACCAGAAGAAGAGTCAAAAGATCCTTTCTGAGCTGGAGAACATTGACGACGAATGTGACCAAAATGACATTGCTTTCGTCAAGATTGATGACGATAAAGAAGCCAAGGAATATGGTATTGAATCCATTCCTACCATGGTTTTCTTCGAGAAAGGCATCCCTCACATCTACGAAGGCGATCTGATGAAGGAAGATGAATTACTCGGCTGGTTGCTACATCAGAAACGGCATAGTGAAATTCCTGAAGTCACTGACGAGATGATGGACAAGCTAATAGAAAGTACACCGTATTTGGCTGTTATATTTT acGATAAAGATGACAAACAAGACATAAGAATCCTTAATGAATTAGAAAACATTGATGATGAACTAGAAAAGGAAGGTATCGTTATTGTGCGAATGGACAACGAGAATGAAGCTAAAGAATTCGGTATCGACCATCTGCCGACTCTCGTATACTTCGAAGAGAACATCCCCGCTATCTACGAAGGTGACCTGATGAATGAAGACGAAGTATTGGAGTGGCTCATTGAACAGAAGAACAGCGCTACAATAGAGGAGGTTACTGATGAGATCTTGACTGATCTTATCGAAGAGCACGAATACGTGGTCGTTTATTTCA GCGGCAACTGCGAAGAGGGCGATGAATGCGACAACATCCTGGACGAGCTTGAGAACATCGACGACGAGCTGGACGAGACGGGCATCATCTTCGTTACCACCGAGGACCTGCCGCTCGCCAAGAAGTACGGCATCAAGACCTTCCCCACGCTCGTGTTCTTCAGGAACAAAGACCCACTTATTTATAAGG GTGACCTCGAAGACGAGGATGAAGTGTTGTCATGGCTGACGGACGAAGACACCCTCGAGATCCCCGGCAAGATCGAGGAGGTCAACTCCAGGATGCTGGAGAAGATCCTCGCTGAAAACGACCACATCGTTGTCTTTTTCT ACAAGGAGGGTGACAAGAAATCTCAAAAAGTACTCAGCGAGCTTGAAAACATCGATGACGAGTGCGAAGAAAAAGACATCGATTTCGTCAAGATTTCTGACGAAGGAGTGGAGAAGGAATACGACCTGTCTGAGCTGCCGGCTTTAGCTTTCTACCGCCACAAGTTCAGGACCATCTATGAAGGCGATCTGATGCATGAAGAAGATATCTTGTCCTGGGTGTTGGAATTGGTTGACTCTCGGCCTGACGTTATTGAGAGCGTAGACAGGAAGACTTTGAAGGATTTAATTGCAGATGTGGAACATCTTGCCGTCTTCTTTT ACAGTGATGATTGCGACACCTGCGACGAAGTGCTCGAAGAACTGGAGACAATTGATGACGACACAGACAAATACGAGATTCAGTTCGTCAAGTCCAAGGACTCCAAACTGGCTTCGGACATTGGCATTTTCAGTTTCCCAGCTCTGGTATACTATGAGACCGGCGTTCCGATCATGTACGATG GTGACTTAAAGAACGAAAAAAAGGTCCTCCAGTGGCTTATAGATCAAAAAA GCGATCGCTGTTTCTACATTGGATTGGGGGCGAAACCGGCCGCCCCAAAAATGACTTACGAACCCTACCAGTGCTGTCCCACTAAAGTTCAAAGTCCGACCAAAGTAGCCAAAGCCACCCCGACCAAGGTTCCGGCCAAGAAACTCGAGAAGAGAAGCCCCAAGCAGCCAGAAAAGCCCGCCAAGGCATCGAAAGCACTCGCCAAGCCGGAAAAGGGAAAAGGAAAAAAAG gtaatttaCTGGATGAATCAGAAGTGCTGGAATGGATGGTCAAACAAAAGGAAGATGAAAGTATTGAACATATTGAAAGAGAAAAATTGTTCAAATATATTGACACAAAAGAATTCTTAGCAGTTGTTTTCT ATAAAGAAGACGATCCAGACAGTCCGCGTATCCTAAGGTACGTGGAATTAATCGATGACGAAGCATCTGAATACGGAATCAAAGTAGTAAAATGCAGCGATCGTTTGATGGCCAAGAAATACGGTTTCCGCAATCCGCCCGGCATCACCTACTTCAGGAAGGGCAAATACATCAATTACGACGGAGACATGGATGACGAGGAAGAGATTTTGGACTGGTTGACCAATCCGGAAAACATGGAACTTACGGATCACATAGAAAAAGTTAATCGTAAAATGTTTCAGAAGATTCGACAGACATCCGATTATGTAGCAGTATTCTTTT ACAGTAATGACTGCAAACAGTGTCCCAGAGTGCTGCTGGAGATAGAGCACATTGACGACGACGCTGACGGCGCCGGTATCAACTTTGTCAAAATTGACGACAAGCAGATGGCCAAGGAATTTGGAGTTTTCGCTTTACCTGCTGTGCTATTCTTCAAAATGGGATCTAAAGACCCTGTCATTTACGCTG GTGATCTTTACGATGAACATCAGTTATTAAACTGGTTGTTGACCCAAAAGAATCCATCAGGTGATGTAATTGAAGCTCTCGAGGGTAAAGATTTACTCAAAttaatagaagaggaaggatccCTTGCCGTGTACTTCT GGAACAAAACGTTATGTGAATTATGCAATTCAAAGGCAATGCGAAAAGCACTGAAAAAGAAAGACAAAGAAAAAGATCCTGAAGATGAAGAGGCGCCAGAAGAGG ATTCGCTTGACTGCGAGCAGTGCGCTGGCATTTTGGAAGAGCTTGAGAACATAGATGACGATTGTGACCGACATAAAATAAAGTTCGTGAAGACACAAGATTACGCGATAGCGGAGTCGTATGGAGTTACTGACTTCCCAGTGTTGGTGTATTTTGAAAACAATGTTCCGAATGTGTACGAAGGTTCTCTGGCGGAGGAGGAAGAAGTGCTGCAATGGTTGATTACACAGAAAACTGAAGACCGCATTGAATTGATAACGAGAGTGATGCTAGAAAATATGGTTGAAGAAACACAGTACTTGGCAGTATACTTTT ATAAATTGAACTGTCATATTTGCGACGCTATTCTTGAAGGGCTAGAGCAGATAGACGACGAATGCGATGTTTACGGTATTCATATGGTGAAAATACAAGACCCACAATTAGCCAAACGATATTCTATCAAGACCTTCCCGGCGATGGTTTACTTCAG gAACGGCAATCCGCTGCTTTTTGAAGGTGATCTGCAAAATGAAGAATCAATTCTTGAATGGCTTATTGACGATGAAAATCGGGAGCTTGCGGATGAAATTGAGTCCGTAAACGAAAGAATGCTAGAGAGGCTCTTAGTCGAATCACATTTACTTGTCGTCTTCTTCT ATGACGATGAAGACTGTCCAGAATGTGAAGATCTACTCGAATCACTAGAACAAATAGACGGTGAAGTAGATCAATTTGGTATCGATTTTGTAAAAATAGCCAGTCCAGAAGCGGCCGCGAAGTACAACGTCATTAATATACCTTCTCTAGTGTATTTCCGCAAACAAGTACCCATGCTCTATGATGGGGACCTCCATCAAGTTGATAAGGTTCTTAGTTGGCTAACTTCTCAAGACgtttttgaaattaaaaatgaaattgaGGAGGTCAACCGCAAAATGTTGGATAAATTGCTGGAGGAAAACGAATTTTTAGCTGTTTATTTCT ACGAAAAATCAGCAGAAAGTCGTGCTGTATTAGACAAATTGGAGAATATTGACAGCGAAACGGATAACTTGGATATAACTTTTGTAAAAATGGAAGACCCGCGATATGCAAGAAAATGGGGAGTCACTAAATTACCAGCTATCGTGTACTTTAGAAAGAGATTCCCGAGCATATACAGAG GTGACACAATGAACGAAGAGGAAGTACTGGACTGGCTTCGAAAGAATCGATTTAGGCAGCCAGAGCTAAACATATTCATGTATGCTCTGATAGCGCTGTCAATAGCGTTCGTGATGTACACTGCGTTCCTGCTGCAGTGCTTCAAGCCCGCGCCGCCTGCGCCGGCACCGCATCCAAAGCAGGCGTGA
- the LOC134664522 gene encoding uncharacterized protein LOC134664522 isoform X8 — protein sequence MARWLKALAAVFLLAAAATAARKSPPKAEPQIEEVTAKQLDRVLEDKDFVAVYWYARSCVTCDKVLEELEKIDDDTDTFGVDFVKINDKRLAKQYGITKFPALTYFREKEPIIYEGDLMDEESVLDFLTSLEAMDLPDRIEEVNQKILSKIIEDTDYVAVLFCPDHKSCGPSNNKPECKKCAKALQELENIDDEADQLGIGFVKIHDEELAEEYSLGELPRLVYYRHEIPIIYESELSKEEDVLEWLIANKSTGDEEDVIEDVTAKTLNTLIGNVDNLVVVFYDHGDEESMTVLAELENIDDDCDRHGIQFVKIDDAKAADSFGIDNIPSIVYFEKQIPNVYDGDLENEEEILEWLVGQLEKDEIEDVTDEMLDKLIKDGKTVAVLFYDNNDRKSQKVLAELENIDDECDTLGIAFVKIDNDEEAKEYGIEKIPTLLYFEKGIPTYYEGNLEEEEKVLAWLRYQAESDEIEDITDEMLDLIIDKMPYVAVLFYDKDQKKSQKILSELENIDDECDQNDIAFVKIDDDKEAKEYGIESIPTMVFFEKGIPHIYEGDLMKEDELLGWLLHQKRHSEIPEVTDEMMDKLIESTPYLAVIFYDKDDKQDIRILNELENIDDELEKEGIVIVRMDNENEAKEFGIDHLPTLVYFEENIPAIYEGDLMNEDEVLEWLIEQKNSATIEEVTDEILTDLIEEHEYVVVYFSGNCEEGDECDNILDELENIDDELDETGIIFVTTEDLPLAKKYGIKTFPTLVFFRNKDPLIYKGDLEDEDEVLSWLTDEDTLEIPGKIEEVNSRMLEKILAENDHIVVFFYKEGDKKSQKVLSELENIDDECEEKDIDFVKISDEGVEKEYDLSELPALAFYRHKFRTIYEGDLMHEEDILSWVLELVDSRPDVIESVDRKTLKDLIADVEHLAVFFYSDDCDTCDEVLEELETIDDDTDKYEIQFVKSKDSKLASDIGIFSFPALVYYETGVPIMYDGDLKNEKKVLQWLIDQKSEDSNRHKNKANTKSKANADGSKASGFGGNADVDKKNTPKRVKPTEWKTMGTLKVRFPGDPKRKEDGKVKPKIDDDDDNDDDDDDDDNDDDDDDDDDDVDDDDDDDDDDDDDDDDDDDDNDDDDDDDDNDDDDDDNNNDDDDKDNEVKGSKLKELLKLRKNKEATWKTVGKLRIRIPGNKHSKKDDDNNDDDDDDDDNDDNDDDDEDDDNDDDDDDDDDEDDDDELNKRSYKSKTISNKFQRNNIGAGAKKLQVKKNSVKSKHNDDDDDNDGDDNDDDDDDDDDDDDDDDDNDDDDDDDNDDDDDNDDDDDDEPTFKRNKGGSNLGSKKKRQKHDDDDDDDDDSDDDSVKSKKKRNNYLGQKKGIQNKRKNLRNRDDDDDDDNGDDDDDNDDDDDDDDGDDDDDDDDDDDEDDEDDEDDDDDDDDDDDDDDNEDDSFFGRIKRMFTGDRCFYIGLGAKPAAPKMTYEPYQCCPTKVQSPTKVAKATPTKVPAKKLEKRSPKQPEKPAKASKALAKPEKGKGKKGNLLDESEVLEWMVKQKEDESIEHIEREKLFKYIDTKEFLAVVFYKEDDPDSPRILRYVELIDDEASEYGIKVVKCSDRLMAKKYGFRNPPGITYFRKGKYINYDGDMDDEEEILDWLTNPENMELTDHIEKVNRKMFQKIRQTSDYVAVFFLMTANSVPECCWR from the exons ATGCGAGAAGCTGCGTGACATGTGACAAAGTGCTAGAAGAGCTAGAGAAGATAGACGACGACACAGACACGTTCGGGGTGGACTTCGTCAAGATCAACGACAAGAGGCTCGCCAAGCAGTATGGCATCACGAAATTCCCCGCCCTCACGTACTTCCGTGAGAAGGAACCGATCATTTACGAAG GAGATCTCATGGACGAAGAAAGCGTCCTGGATTTCCTGACGAGTTTAGAAGCCATGGACCTTCCGGACCGGATAGAGGAGGTAAACCAGAAGATTCTGTCCAAGATCATCGAGGACACGGACTACGTTGCTGTTCTCTTTT GTCCTGACCACAAAAGTTGCGGCCCATCGAACA ACAAGCCCGAATGCAAGAAGTGTGCGAAGGCGCTTCAAGAACTGGAGAACATTGATGATGAAGCTGACCAGTTGGGAATCGGATTCGTCAAGATCCACGATGAAGAACTGGCCGAGGAGTACAGTCTTGGAGAGCTGCCAAGACTGGTGTACTACAGGCATGAAATACCAATTATCTATGAAA GTGAGTTGAGCAAAGAAGAAGATGTCCTGGAGTGGTTGATCGCCAACAAGTCCACCGGTGACGAAGAAGATGTCATCGAGGACGTCACGGCCAAGACCCTCAACACCCTCATCGGCAATGTGGATAATCTTGTTGTTGTCTTCT ACGACCACGGTGACGAGGAATCAATGACTGTCCTTGCCGAGCTCGAAAACATCGATGACGACTGCGACCGCCACGGCATCCAGTTCGTCAAGATCGACGACGCCAAGGCCGCCGACTCCTTCGGCATCGACAACATCCCCTCCATCGTCTACTTCGAGAAGCAGATCCCCAACGTTTACGACG GTGATCTTGAAAACGAGGAAGAGATCCTGGAGTGGCTGGTCGGTCAGCTGGAGAAGGACGAGATCGAGGACGTCACCGACGAGATGCTGGACAAGTTGATCAAGGACGGGAAAACCGTTGCCGTGCTATTCT ATGACAATAACGATCGCAAATCTCAGAAAGTATTAGCAGAACTTGAGAACATTGATGACGAGTGCGATACCCTTGGCATTGCGTTTGTAAAGATCGACAATGATGAAGAAGCCAAAGAATACGGCATTGAAAAGATCCCAACTCTTCTGTATTTCGAAAAGGGTATCCCGACTTATTATGAAGGAAATCTGGAAGAGGAAGAGAAAGTATTAGCTTGGCTCAGGTATCAAGCGGAGAGCGACGAAATTGAGGACATCACTGATGAAATGCTCGACCTCATCATCGACAAAATGCCATACGTCGCTGTGCTGTTCT ACGACAAGGACCAGAAGAAGAGTCAAAAGATCCTTTCTGAGCTGGAGAACATTGACGACGAATGTGACCAAAATGACATTGCTTTCGTCAAGATTGATGACGATAAAGAAGCCAAGGAATATGGTATTGAATCCATTCCTACCATGGTTTTCTTCGAGAAAGGCATCCCTCACATCTACGAAGGCGATCTGATGAAGGAAGATGAATTACTCGGCTGGTTGCTACATCAGAAACGGCATAGTGAAATTCCTGAAGTCACTGACGAGATGATGGACAAGCTAATAGAAAGTACACCGTATTTGGCTGTTATATTTT acGATAAAGATGACAAACAAGACATAAGAATCCTTAATGAATTAGAAAACATTGATGATGAACTAGAAAAGGAAGGTATCGTTATTGTGCGAATGGACAACGAGAATGAAGCTAAAGAATTCGGTATCGACCATCTGCCGACTCTCGTATACTTCGAAGAGAACATCCCCGCTATCTACGAAGGTGACCTGATGAATGAAGACGAAGTATTGGAGTGGCTCATTGAACAGAAGAACAGCGCTACAATAGAGGAGGTTACTGATGAGATCTTGACTGATCTTATCGAAGAGCACGAATACGTGGTCGTTTATTTCA GCGGCAACTGCGAAGAGGGCGATGAATGCGACAACATCCTGGACGAGCTTGAGAACATCGACGACGAGCTGGACGAGACGGGCATCATCTTCGTTACCACCGAGGACCTGCCGCTCGCCAAGAAGTACGGCATCAAGACCTTCCCCACGCTCGTGTTCTTCAGGAACAAAGACCCACTTATTTATAAGG GTGACCTCGAAGACGAGGATGAAGTGTTGTCATGGCTGACGGACGAAGACACCCTCGAGATCCCCGGCAAGATCGAGGAGGTCAACTCCAGGATGCTGGAGAAGATCCTCGCTGAAAACGACCACATCGTTGTCTTTTTCT ACAAGGAGGGTGACAAGAAATCTCAAAAAGTACTCAGCGAGCTTGAAAACATCGATGACGAGTGCGAAGAAAAAGACATCGATTTCGTCAAGATTTCTGACGAAGGAGTGGAGAAGGAATACGACCTGTCTGAGCTGCCGGCTTTAGCTTTCTACCGCCACAAGTTCAGGACCATCTATGAAGGCGATCTGATGCATGAAGAAGATATCTTGTCCTGGGTGTTGGAATTGGTTGACTCTCGGCCTGACGTTATTGAGAGCGTAGACAGGAAGACTTTGAAGGATTTAATTGCAGATGTGGAACATCTTGCCGTCTTCTTTT ACAGTGATGATTGCGACACCTGCGACGAAGTGCTCGAAGAACTGGAGACAATTGATGACGACACAGACAAATACGAGATTCAGTTCGTCAAGTCCAAGGACTCCAAACTGGCTTCGGACATTGGCATTTTCAGTTTCCCAGCTCTGGTATACTATGAGACCGGCGTTCCGATCATGTACGATG GTGACTTAAAGAACGAAAAAAAGGTCCTCCAGTGGCTTATAGATCAAAAAA GTGAAGATAGCAACCGACATAAAAATAAAGCTAATACTAAATCGAAGGCCAATGCAGATGGTAGTAAAGCCTCGGGGTTTGGCGGTAATGCAGATGTGGATAAGAAAAATACACCGAAAAGGGTAAAACCAACAGAATGGAAGACTATGGGAACATTGAAAGTTAGATTCCCCGGTGATCCAAAAAGGAAGGAAGATGGGAAAGTAAAACCGAAAATAGATGACGATGACGACAATGACGACGATGACGACGACGATGACAATGACGACGACGACGATGATGACGACGACGACGTTgatgacgacgacgacgatgatgatgacgacgacgacgacgatgatgatgacgacgatgataatgatgacGACGACGATGATGACGACAATgacgacgatgatgatgataacaataATGACGATGACGACAAGGACAACGAAGTAAAAGGGTCTAAATTAAAAGAATTactaaaattaagaaaaaataaagAAGCTACATGGAAAACTGTCGGTAAATTACGAATCCGTATTCCTGGTAACAAACATAGTAAGAAAGACGACGATAACAACGAcgacgatgatgatgacgatgataatgatgacaatgaCGATGACGACGAAGACGATGACAATGACGATGACgacgatgacgatgatgatgaagacGATGATGACGAGCTTAATAAAAGAAGCTATAAATCAAAAACAATATCAAATAAATTTCAAAGAAATAATATAGGTGCTGgtgcaaaaaaattacaagtaaaaaaaaactccgTGAAAAGTAAACATAATGATGACGACGATGACAACGATGGTGATGAcaatgacgatgatgatgatgatgacgacgatgatgatgacgacgacgatgataatgatgatgacgaCGACGATGATAATGACGACGACGATGATAATGACGAcgacgatgatgatgaaccaACCTTCAAAAGAAATAAAGGCGGTAGTAATTTAGGGAGtaaaaaaaaacggcaaaaacacGACGACGACGATGACGATGATGACGACAGTGACGATGACAGTGTAAAATCTAAAAAGAAAAGGAACAATTATTTGGGGCAAAAGAAAGGAATTCAGAATAAAAGAAAGAATTTACGAAACCGTGACGACGATGATGACGATGACAATGgcgacgatgatgatgataacgacgacgatgatgatgatgatgatggcgaCGACGATGATGACGATGACGACGATGATGATGAGGATGACGAAGATGACGAGGATGACGACgacgatgatgacgatgatgatgacgacGATGACAATGAAGACGATAGTTTTTTCGGTAGAATAAAACGAATGTTTACAG GCGATCGCTGTTTCTACATTGGATTGGGGGCGAAACCGGCCGCCCCAAAAATGACTTACGAACCCTACCAGTGCTGTCCCACTAAAGTTCAAAGTCCGACCAAAGTAGCCAAAGCCACCCCGACCAAGGTTCCGGCCAAGAAACTCGAGAAGAGAAGCCCCAAGCAGCCAGAAAAGCCCGCCAAGGCATCGAAAGCACTCGCCAAGCCGGAAAAGGGAAAAGGAAAAAAAG gtaatttaCTGGATGAATCAGAAGTGCTGGAATGGATGGTCAAACAAAAGGAAGATGAAAGTATTGAACATATTGAAAGAGAAAAATTGTTCAAATATATTGACACAAAAGAATTCTTAGCAGTTGTTTTCT ATAAAGAAGACGATCCAGACAGTCCGCGTATCCTAAGGTACGTGGAATTAATCGATGACGAAGCATCTGAATACGGAATCAAAGTAGTAAAATGCAGCGATCGTTTGATGGCCAAGAAATACGGTTTCCGCAATCCGCCCGGCATCACCTACTTCAGGAAGGGCAAATACATCAATTACGACGGAGACATGGATGACGAGGAAGAGATTTTGGACTGGTTGACCAATCCGGAAAACATGGAACTTACGGATCACATAGAAAAAGTTAATCGTAAAATGTTTCAGAAGATTCGACAGACATCCGATTATGTAGCAGTATTCTTTT TAATGACTGCAAACAGTGTCCCAGAGTGCTGCTGGAGATAG